Genomic DNA from Peribacillus simplex:
GGGGAAGAACTTGTCCAGAATTTGGCCAGTGAGCAGTAAGCAGTGAAGGTAGGGTATTATGAAAGCGGTAATCTATTGTAGGGTCAGCACAGAAAAAGAGTCACAGGAAACATCATTGGCAAGGCAGGAAGATGAATTAGTCAAATTGGCAGAAAAGATGGATGTCGAAGTCATTTCCATAATAAAAGAACAGGCAAGTGGTTATGAGTTGAATAGGGATGGCATTTTTGACATGCTCGAATTATTTAAAACCAAGGAAGCTGAAGCACTATTAATCCAGGACGAAACAAGATTGGGAAGAGGAAATGCCAAAATAGCCCTTTTCCATGTCATCCTTAAAGAAGATGTGAAAATTTATACACTCTCACACGATGGGGAACTTGAGCTATCGGATTCGGATGCGATGGTCATCCAGATAGTCGGAATTGTAGAAGAATATCAAAGGAAACTACATAATCTTAAAATAAAACGCGGGATGATAAGGGCCGTTGAAAAAGGGTATCGTCCTCAAGAAAATCTTCAGAATCAAAGGAATTCCACTGGAAGGGACCGTAAGGAGATTCCTATAGAAGAAATTATTAAACTCCGGGCCAATGGATTGACATTTGCAGAGATCGCAGCAACTTTAAGGGGCTTTGGATACAATGTATCTAAGGCTACTGTGAACAGGCGTTTTCTCGAACATCAACTGAATACACTGGAAAGTCAATCATAGAACTTGTAATTTCGCTATTTTTTTAATACCATGACAATATCCGCAGATTAAGAAGGAGCGAAATTATGTTATCAAAAGAAAAATTAGCCCGTATTAATGAACTTTCTAAAAAGGCAAAGGCTGAAGGTTTGACGGAAGTTGAGGCGAAAGAGCAAACCCAATTGAGAAGTGAGTATTTGGAAACATTCAGAAAGTCCATGACCAATACGTTGGAGCATGTGAAAGTCGTGGATCCAGAAGGTAATGACGTCACTCCTCAAAAGATTAAAAATATAAAAGAAAAAAGAAACTTACATTAATAATGCTTGGATTCTTATGATGGAACATGCCATTTGAGGATTCTATTAGCGTTTAGGAGTAAAAAGAGAGTGCATTCATGTATGTATTCTCCTATTTAGTTTAATCTAAATAGGGGACTTCTCTTATTTCTGGAAAATTACAATATTGGTGTAGTAAATAGTGATTTTAGTTGTGATATTAGCCTTGTCACTATAATATAAAGAGGTACATTACAGGAAGGGATGTTTTTACGATATGTTAGATAAATTAGATGCACTTTCTATTAATACGATTCGTACATTATCGATTGATGCAATTGAAAAGGCTAATTCTGGCCATCCAGGTATGCCGATGGGTGCAGCGCCTATGGCGTATAAA
This window encodes:
- a CDS encoding YneB family resolvase-like protein, which produces MKAVIYCRVSTEKESQETSLARQEDELVKLAEKMDVEVISIIKEQASGYELNRDGIFDMLELFKTKEAEALLIQDETRLGRGNAKIALFHVILKEDVKIYTLSHDGELELSDSDAMVIQIVGIVEEYQRKLHNLKIKRGMIRAVEKGYRPQENLQNQRNSTGRDRKEIPIEEIIKLRANGLTFAEIAATLRGFGYNVSKATVNRRFLEHQLNTLESQS
- a CDS encoding DUF896 domain-containing protein; the encoded protein is MLSKEKLARINELSKKAKAEGLTEVEAKEQTQLRSEYLETFRKSMTNTLEHVKVVDPEGNDVTPQKIKNIKEKRNLH